In Fimbriimonadia bacterium, a single window of DNA contains:
- the thrH gene encoding bifunctional phosphoserine phosphatase/homoserine phosphotransferase ThrH, with translation MQVACLDLEGVLVPEVWINVAERTGVEALRVTTRDMPDYDALMRQRLRILDEHNLGIADIQAAIAAMGTLPGAREFLDWLREHFQVIILSDTFYEFAAPLIKQLGNPVLLCHRLSIDGLGKIVDYRLRMPDQKRAAVQAFQGLNFPVIAVGDSYNDTNMLQAADFGILFRPPENVVAEFPQFPVTRTYDELRETFERASAELSEQTARSAT, from the coding sequence GTGCAGGTAGCCTGTTTGGACCTCGAAGGCGTTTTGGTTCCGGAGGTGTGGATCAACGTTGCGGAGAGAACGGGGGTGGAAGCCCTGCGAGTGACCACACGCGACATGCCGGATTACGATGCGTTGATGCGGCAGCGTCTGCGTATCTTGGACGAGCACAATCTAGGCATAGCCGACATTCAGGCTGCTATTGCCGCGATGGGAACGCTACCAGGGGCGAGGGAGTTTCTGGATTGGCTGCGCGAGCACTTTCAAGTCATTATCCTCTCCGATACGTTCTATGAGTTCGCTGCACCGCTCATCAAGCAACTGGGTAACCCTGTGCTACTCTGCCATCGCCTGAGCATAGACGGCTTGGGCAAGATCGTGGACTACCGCCTGCGAATGCCGGACCAGAAGCGAGCGGCCGTGCAAGCCTTCCAAGGCCTGAACTTCCCAGTGATCGCAGTGGGCGACTCCTATAACGACACGAACATGCTCCAAGCTGCCGACTTCGGGATCCTCTTTCGACCTCCTGAAAACGTGGTAGCCGAGTTCCCTCAGTTTCCGGTAACACGCACCTATGACGAACTGCGGGAAACTTTCGAGCGGGCTAGTGCCGAACTCTCCGAGCAGACAGCGAGGAGTGCGACGTGA
- the araD gene encoding L-ribulose-5-phosphate 4-epimerase AraD: protein MQTLKERVWEANRRLHDMGLVVHTWGNASARDPETGLIAIKPSGVSYGELTPALISIVRPDGEPVEGGKPSSDTPTHLVLYREFQGIGGIVHTHSPHATAWAQARKPIPCLGTTHADHFFGEIPVTDEMTPEEIAGDYEANTGEVIVRCFAGRDPLEMPAVLVAAHGPFAWGATVEEAVLNASVLEQVARIAAVTLSLRPDAEPIDDALLHRHFLRKHGPDAYYGQ, encoded by the coding sequence CTGCAGACGCTGAAAGAGCGAGTGTGGGAGGCGAATCGACGGCTCCATGACATGGGACTGGTCGTACACACGTGGGGGAATGCAAGCGCCCGCGACCCCGAAACGGGCCTGATTGCGATCAAACCGAGCGGCGTCTCGTACGGCGAGTTGACTCCGGCGCTCATCTCGATCGTGCGGCCCGACGGCGAGCCGGTAGAAGGCGGGAAACCGAGCTCGGACACGCCGACCCACCTAGTACTCTATCGTGAGTTCCAGGGCATCGGCGGCATCGTTCACACGCACTCGCCGCATGCTACGGCCTGGGCGCAGGCTCGAAAACCGATCCCTTGCCTCGGGACGACGCACGCCGACCACTTCTTCGGCGAGATTCCGGTGACAGACGAGATGACGCCCGAGGAGATTGCCGGGGATTACGAGGCGAATACGGGAGAAGTGATCGTACGATGTTTTGCTGGCAGGGACCCGCTGGAGATGCCCGCGGTGCTCGTGGCTGCGCACGGTCCTTTCGCATGGGGAGCCACGGTCGAGGAGGCTGTCCTCAACGCCTCGGTTCTGGAGCAGGTCGCTCGAATCGCGGCAGTGACGCTGTCGCTCCGGCCCGATGCGGAGCCGATTGACGACGCCCTGTTGCATCGGCACTTTCTCCGAAAGCACGGTCCAGACGCATACTACGGGCAGTAA